The following are encoded together in the Triticum dicoccoides isolate Atlit2015 ecotype Zavitan chromosome 6B, WEW_v2.0, whole genome shotgun sequence genome:
- the LOC119323172 gene encoding PH, RCC1 and FYVE domains-containing protein 1-like, translating into MAGELEGRSSGPRGAEQAIVALKKGAHLLKCGKRGKPRFCPFRLSCDEKLLIWYSKEREKSLSLSSVSSVVLGQKTENLLRLHWPEKEHHSLSVIYKNGECSLDLICKDKDQADCWYLGLTALVSALYSPLLLVDSTSSRRINSCANSPPSYIQQRNRLFSVHDTRKFTQVHSLYGSPRLIQNKVSKSSLDCSEAFVTPRQRTWSDLDFYLERITPEMVNRVKNSFMDIPVAAKIQEGITQMPKLKASEGSHMACGIDSLKDIFAWGEVPGSVLENGDAPKDNVSLPRLLKPTQILDVQNVACGEKHAAIVTKQGEVFSWGKESGGILGHKVSVSVSEPTIIESLTSIHMKAIALGAKHTCALAISGELYEWGEGTHSLGLWDDQCQRSQWFPHKLFDPLDGVSVLKIACGQWHTAIISSSGQLFTYGDGTFGVLGHGDTMSVARPKEVESLKGLRAKAVACGPWHTAAIVEILGTVKSNAPSGKLFTWGDADKGKLGHADKKSKLVPTCVKPLNDSDFAQVSCAKALTVVLTITGVVFTIGSTEHGQLGNRRLSDTSICSVEGPLKTEFVRDISSGSSHVAVLTMNGKVYTWGKGTEGQLGLGDYTDRSSPTLVESLEDKQVDSIACGSSFTLAVCLHRSISGKDQPVCSSCQLSFTFTRKKHNCYNCGSMFCNSCSSNKVSRAALGPDRSKRYRVCDMCFTQLQKIEGHGTLSSRSAIQKEEAFPTEIRPYTPKLSRIFKEANSIMEKMTTSQGSNQRNQDLAVPVQLKTQRWGQVECPSQFKCARNNIPCCSIPNKQTVEVSLPQRMPEPVPPKGTGSMPEAATNLKEELDSTENILLGEVKQLQAQVTTLAEQCRHRSLKVQLYKRKVEETWLIIMNEAAKCKAAKEIIKVLTNQRNTLSKKIDLAGEQSYNSITIPSRINDGQPVKAELPDPPDKNPVTGKFQQLSSIRDHNQQVDRERIQSSSAAVAKGSVMHRNSRRAPSNSNTYAGENDATIPPVDPNGTIEQIERGVYVTVVTSPGGNKGVKRIRFSRKHFGEKEAQKWWEANESKVFAKYSSTEQVTE; encoded by the exons ATGGCGGGGGAGCTCGAGGGGAGGAGCTCCGGACCCAGAGGAGCCGAGCAG GCCATTGTTGCTCTCAAGAAAGGTGCCCATCTACTCAAGTGCGGGAAGAGAGGGAAGCCCAGGTTCTGCCCGTTCAGGCTATCATGT GATGAAAAACTGCTAATATGGTACTCCAAAGAGAGGGAAAAAAGTCTGAGCTTGAGTTCTGTGTCGAGTGTGGTTCTCGGACAGAAAACG GAAAACCTTTTGCGCTTGCATTGGCCagaaaaggaacatcactccttgtCAGTCATATACAAGAATGGTGAATGCTCACTGGACTTG ATATGCAAAGACAAGGACCAAGCTGACTGCTGGTATCTAGGCCTAACAGCCTTGGTATCTGCTCTATATAGTCCTCTTCTTTTGGTTGATTCAACAAGCAGCCGTCGGATAAACAGTTGCGCAAATAGCCCTCCTAGCTATATTCAGCAAAGGAATAGGCTATTTTCAGTGCATGACACAAGAAAGTTCACCCAG GTACACTCACTGTATGGCAGTCCTAGGTTGATACAGAACAAAGTATCGAAGAGCAGTCTGGATTGCTCAGAAGCATTCGTCACTCCAAGGCAGAGAACATGGTCAGACCTAGATTTCTACTTGGAAAGAATTACTCCTGAAATGGTAAATAGAGTTAAAAACAGTTTCATGGATATACCAGTGGCTGCAAAAATTCAGGAGGGAATTACCCAAATGCCTAAACTGAAAGCTTCTGAAGGATCACACATGGCATGTGGAATAGATTCTCTGAAGGACATCTTTGCCTGGGGAGAAGTTCCAGGCAGTGTGTTGGAGAATGGAGATGCACCAAAAGATAATGTTTCACTTCCAAGGTTATTGAAGCCAACCCAGATTCTTGACGTGCAGAACGTTGCCTGTGGAGAGAAACATGCAGCAATAGTTACTAAGCAAGGGGAGGTCTTCTCTTGGGGAAAGGAGAGTGGTGGGATATTGGGACACAAAGTGAGTGTCAGTGTCTCCGAACCTACGATTATCGAATCTCTTACCTCTATCCATATGAAGGCTATTGCATTAGGGGCAAAGCACACCTGTGCACTTGCAATTTCAGGAGAACTTTATGAGTGGGGTGAAGGGACTCACAGCTTGGGTCTGTGGGATGATCAGTGTCAAAGAAGCCAATGGTTCCCACACAAACTGTTTGATCCTTTGGATGGCGTATCGGTTCTGAAGATCGCATGTGGCCAATGGCACACGGCTATCATATCCTCCTCTGGTCAACTGTTCACATATGGCGACGGAACATTTGGCGTTCTTGGACATGGCGACACGATGAGCGTGGCTCGGCCCAAAGAAGTAGAGTCTCTGAAAGGGTTGAGAGCCAAGGCTGTGGCATGTGGGCCATGGCACACAGCTGCCATTGTGGAAATATTAGGCACTGTCAAGAGCAATGCTCCTAGTGGGAAGCTGTTCACTTGGGGTGATGCAGATAAAGGAAAGCTGGGTCATGCTGACAAAAAATCCAAGCTTGTACCGACTTGTGTCAAGCCACTCAATGATTCTGATTTTGCTCAGGTATCCTGTGCGAAGGCACTGACAGTCGTGCTTACAATAACAGGTGTTGTTTTCACCATTGGAAGCACGGAACACGGACAATTAGGCAACCGCCGATTGAGTGACACATCTATTTGTTCAGTTGAAGGGCCTCTCAAGACTGAGTTTGTCAGAGATATATCGTCAGGCTCTTCCCATGTCGCAGTTTTGACAATGAATGGAAAGGTGTATACCTGGGGCAAAGGCACAGAAGGTCAACTTGGTTTAGGTGACTATACTGACAGGAGCTCCCCAACTCTAGTGGAGTCCTTGGAAGATAAGCAAGTGGACAGTATAGCTTGCGGTTCCAGTTTCACTCTTGCGGTTTGTTTACACAGGTCTATCTCAGGCAAGGATCAACCTGTATGCAGCAGTTGTCAGTTGTCTTTTACCTTTACAAGGAAGAAGCACAACTGCTACAACTGTGGTTCCATGTTCTGCAATTCCTGCAGCAGTAACAAGGTTTCAAGGGCAGCTCTTGGACCAGATAGGAGCAAAAGGTACCGTGTTTGTGATATGTGTTTCACTCAACTGCAGAAGATTGAAGGACATGGCACACTAAGTTCACGATCAGCGATCCAGAAGGAGGAGGCATTTCCAACAGAAATAAGACCATATACACCAAAGTTGTCACGCATATTCAAGGAAGCAAATtctatcatggaaaaaatgacaacgtCACAGGGTTCGAATCAGAGAAATCAGGACTTGGCTGTGCCGGTTCAACTGAAAACACAGAGATGGGGGCAAGTAGAGTGCCCCAGTCAATTTAAATGTGCACGAAACAACATTCCATGCTGTTCCATACCAAATAAACAGACAGTCGAAGTTTCTCTTCCACAGAGAATGCCTGAACCAGTGCCCCCAAAAGGTACCGGCTCTATGCCAGAAGCAGCTACTAATTTGAAAGAAGAATTAGATTCGACAGAGAATATATTACTAGGAGAAGTAAAACAGCTTCAAGCACAG GTGACCACCCTAGCAGAACAATGCCGGCATAGGAGCCTGAAGGTTCAGTTGTACAAACGAAAAGTCGAGGAAACCTGGCTGATTATCATGAATGAAGCAGCGAAGTGCAAagctgcaaaagaaattataaaggTTTTAACCAATCAG AGGAATACTTTATCAAAGAAGATTGATTTAGCTGGTGAGCAATCATACAACTCCATAACTATACCAAGCCGCATCAACGATGGACAACCAGTAAAAGCAGAATTACCAGACCCACCAGACAAGAACCCTGTCACCGGCAAATTTCAACAGCTGAGCAGCATCAGGGATCACAATCAGCAAGTGGACAGGGAACGTATACAGTCTTCAAGCGCAGCTGTGGCGAAAGGCTCAGTCATGCATAGAAATAGCAGAAGAGCACCCAGTAACAGCAATACCTATGCCGGGGAAAATGATGCCACCATTCCTCCTGTTGATCCCAATGGCACAATCGAGCAAATCGAGCGCGGGGTGTATGTGACCGTTGTCACATCCCCTGGTGGAAACAAAGGCGTCAAGCGCATCCGGTTCAG CCGGAAGCACTTTGGGGAGAAGGAAGCACAGAAATGGTGGGAAGCGAACGAGAGCAAGGTGTTTGCAAAGTACAGCAGCACGGAACAGGTGACAGAGTAA